The Urbifossiella limnaea genome has a window encoding:
- a CDS encoding sigma-54-dependent transcriptional regulator — protein sequence MAPAVLIIDDEEPIAWALRRAFEREGYRAAVSGSAEDGLKQAAAHPPDVVFLDVRLPGMDGLTALDRLKTVAPGAAVVVITAHGNLDTAVKAVAGGAFDYLAKPFELAHALDAARRAVGRREPEPAETAEPEAGPDALVGRSPAMQAVFRRIALVAPTGACVLVTGESGTGKELVARAVHAHSPRRDRPFLPVHVAALNPNLVESELFGHVKGAFTGAERARPGLLMLADGGTVFLDELADIPLPVQAKLLRVLERQEVTPVGGAEATPVDVRVISATHADLSAAVRDGRFRHDLFFRLNVYPIHLPPLRDRSDDVALLAEHVLRRFGVTNAAAALPADTVAFLKARPWPGNVRELRNALEHAAIEARGGPLRPEHFPQPTEAGGTVPERLQSFVVEWVREQVRTASGTEPTDLYQKLLDAVEPAVLDEVLRQLDGNRLAAARWLGLARATVRKMIRKYHPTAEDADGDEA from the coding sequence ATGGCGCCCGCCGTGCTCATCATCGACGACGAGGAGCCGATCGCTTGGGCGCTCCGCCGCGCGTTCGAGCGGGAGGGGTACCGCGCCGCCGTCAGCGGCTCCGCCGAGGACGGACTGAAGCAGGCCGCCGCCCACCCGCCCGACGTGGTGTTCCTCGACGTGCGGCTCCCCGGCATGGACGGGCTCACCGCCCTCGACCGGCTCAAGACTGTCGCCCCCGGCGCGGCCGTCGTCGTCATCACCGCGCACGGCAACCTCGACACCGCGGTGAAGGCCGTCGCCGGCGGGGCGTTCGACTACCTCGCCAAGCCGTTCGAGCTCGCCCACGCCCTCGACGCCGCCCGCCGCGCCGTCGGCCGGCGCGAGCCCGAACCCGCCGAGACCGCGGAGCCCGAAGCCGGCCCGGACGCGCTCGTCGGCCGCAGCCCGGCCATGCAGGCGGTGTTCCGCCGCATCGCGCTCGTCGCCCCGACGGGGGCGTGTGTCCTCGTCACCGGCGAGAGCGGCACCGGCAAGGAACTCGTGGCCCGCGCCGTCCACGCCCACAGCCCGCGGCGCGACCGGCCGTTCCTCCCCGTCCACGTCGCGGCGCTGAACCCGAACCTCGTTGAGAGCGAACTGTTCGGCCACGTGAAGGGGGCGTTCACCGGCGCGGAACGCGCGAGGCCCGGCCTACTCATGCTGGCCGACGGCGGGACGGTCTTCCTGGACGAACTCGCGGACATCCCGCTCCCCGTGCAGGCGAAACTGCTCCGCGTCCTGGAGCGGCAGGAGGTGACGCCCGTGGGCGGGGCCGAAGCGACGCCCGTGGACGTGCGGGTGATCTCGGCCACGCACGCCGACCTGTCCGCGGCCGTGCGCGACGGCCGGTTCCGCCACGACTTGTTTTTCCGCCTCAACGTCTACCCGATCCACCTGCCGCCGCTGCGCGACCGCAGCGACGACGTGGCCCTCCTCGCCGAGCACGTCCTCCGCCGCTTCGGCGTGACCAACGCGGCCGCAGCGCTCCCCGCCGACACGGTCGCGTTCCTCAAGGCTCGGCCGTGGCCCGGGAACGTGCGCGAACTGCGGAACGCGCTGGAGCACGCCGCGATCGAAGCCCGCGGCGGTCCGCTGCGGCCCGAGCACTTCCCGCAACCCACGGAGGCCGGCGGCACGGTACCCGAACGCCTTCAATCGTTCGTGGTGGAATGGGTCCGTGAGCAGGTCCGTACCGCCAGCGGGACCGAACCGACGGACCTGTACCAGAAGCTGCTCGACGCAGTCGAACCGGCCGTGCTCGACGAGGTGCTGCGCCAGCTCGACGGGAACCGCCTCGCCGCCGCCCGGTGGCTCGGCCTGGCGCGGGCGACCGTTCGCAAGATGATCCGCAAGTACCACCCGACCGCCGAGGACGCCGACGGCGACGAGGCGTGA
- a CDS encoding AAA domain-containing protein produces the protein MTAVHFDPLPPRCSTGAVLAFVCNTTGLDRKHVGKIALIGRGATVELDDRHAAKAVAALDGAAFNDRPVRARFAGKADFTNVDHFGKLSKFLDLEAAAEEAEARRRAAEGTDRGDGGTLLGLVLRESEFGLGGRLLLTLGRASRTEPLPPNRLGPGSPVVLTRTKPQRGVTFRGVVYDRADATVGVAIEPPDYDFDDDDGWRLDLSPDEVSRLRQQDALRRAAGADGDRLAALRAVLLGEREPEFDAGQPPPTFLTPLNEPQQDAVRLALAAKDVAVIHGPPGTGKTTTVAELIRCLVARGDRVLACAASNHAVDNLLEKLLRVGLHPVRLGHPARVVPELRARALDLLAEKHPDARQARKVAREAFALFRSADKWTRGKPEPGAKAAMRKEARDLLAEVRRLEALAVERVLDDARVVCATLTGLDGQTLGRRTFDTAVLDEACQSTEPASWLPLLRAGRVILAGDHCQLPPTVLSPEAADAGLSVSLMERVVARYGGQVARRLVVQYRMHESIQAFSSAEFYDGELIPHESVVSHRLCDLPGVEAGPPTETPVRFIDTAGAGYDEAQEEETESRLNRQEAALAVRQVRALLAAGVPAEQVAVITPYRGQVRLLRELLKDYPALEVDSVDGFQGREKEAVVISLVRSNPAGEIGFLADTRRTNVALTRARRALVVIGDSATLAADPFYARMIAHFEATGAYSSVWELDSNT, from the coding sequence ATGACCGCCGTCCACTTCGACCCGCTCCCGCCGCGGTGCAGCACGGGGGCGGTGCTCGCGTTCGTGTGCAACACCACCGGCCTCGACCGCAAGCACGTCGGCAAGATCGCCCTGATCGGCCGCGGCGCCACCGTCGAGCTCGACGACCGCCACGCGGCCAAGGCCGTGGCCGCCCTCGACGGCGCGGCGTTCAACGACCGCCCCGTCCGCGCCCGCTTCGCCGGCAAGGCCGACTTCACGAACGTCGACCACTTCGGCAAGCTCTCCAAGTTCCTCGACCTGGAAGCCGCCGCGGAAGAAGCGGAGGCCCGCCGCCGCGCCGCCGAGGGCACCGACCGCGGCGACGGCGGCACGCTCCTGGGGCTCGTGCTGCGCGAATCCGAGTTCGGCCTCGGCGGGCGGCTGCTGCTCACGCTCGGCCGCGCCAGCCGCACCGAGCCCCTCCCGCCGAACCGCCTCGGGCCGGGTTCGCCGGTCGTGCTGACACGGACGAAGCCGCAGCGCGGTGTCACGTTCCGCGGCGTCGTCTACGACCGCGCCGACGCGACAGTCGGCGTGGCGATCGAACCGCCGGACTACGACTTTGACGACGACGACGGTTGGCGCCTAGACCTGTCGCCGGACGAAGTTTCGCGGCTCCGCCAGCAAGACGCGCTGCGGCGCGCCGCGGGCGCGGATGGCGACCGACTCGCGGCGCTGCGGGCGGTGCTACTCGGCGAGCGCGAGCCCGAGTTCGACGCCGGCCAGCCGCCGCCCACGTTTCTCACCCCGCTGAACGAGCCGCAGCAGGACGCCGTTCGCCTTGCGCTCGCGGCGAAGGACGTGGCCGTCATTCACGGCCCGCCCGGCACCGGCAAGACGACGACCGTTGCGGAACTGATTCGCTGCCTGGTCGCCCGCGGGGACCGGGTGTTGGCGTGCGCCGCGAGCAACCACGCGGTCGATAACCTGCTCGAAAAGCTGCTGCGGGTCGGGCTGCACCCGGTGCGACTCGGCCACCCGGCCCGCGTCGTTCCCGAGTTGCGCGCCCGCGCCCTCGACCTGCTCGCCGAGAAGCACCCGGACGCCCGGCAGGCCCGCAAGGTGGCCCGCGAGGCGTTCGCACTGTTCCGCTCGGCCGACAAGTGGACCCGTGGCAAGCCCGAACCCGGGGCGAAGGCCGCGATGCGGAAGGAGGCCCGCGACCTGCTGGCGGAAGTGCGCCGGCTCGAAGCCCTGGCCGTCGAGCGCGTGCTGGACGACGCCCGCGTCGTGTGCGCCACTCTCACCGGCCTCGACGGCCAGACCCTCGGCCGCCGCACCTTCGACACGGCCGTGCTCGACGAGGCGTGTCAGTCGACCGAGCCGGCGTCGTGGCTGCCGCTGCTGCGGGCCGGGCGCGTGATCCTCGCCGGCGACCACTGCCAGCTGCCGCCGACGGTGCTCTCGCCGGAGGCCGCCGACGCCGGGCTGTCGGTCAGCCTGATGGAGCGGGTCGTGGCACGATACGGAGGTCAGGTCGCACGGCGACTCGTCGTGCAGTACCGGATGCACGAGTCGATCCAGGCGTTTTCGTCGGCCGAGTTCTACGACGGTGAGTTGATCCCGCACGAATCGGTCGTCTCACACCGGCTGTGCGACCTACCTGGTGTCGAAGCCGGGCCGCCGACGGAGACGCCCGTGCGCTTCATCGACACGGCCGGGGCCGGGTACGATGAAGCACAGGAAGAGGAGACGGAGAGCCGCCTGAACCGACAGGAGGCGGCGCTCGCGGTCCGGCAGGTGCGGGCGCTGCTGGCCGCCGGCGTGCCGGCCGAGCAGGTCGCGGTCATCACCCCGTACCGCGGGCAGGTGCGGCTCCTGCGCGAACTACTGAAGGACTACCCGGCGCTGGAAGTGGACAGCGTCGACGGGTTCCAGGGCCGCGAGAAGGAGGCGGTGGTCATCAGCCTGGTGCGCTCGAACCCGGCCGGCGAAATCGGCTTCCTGGCCGACACCCGGCGGACGAACGTCGCCCTCACCCGCGCCCGCCGTGCGCTGGTAGTTATCGGCGACAGCGCGACCCTCGCCGCGGACCCGTTCTACGCCCGGATGATCGCCCACTTCGAAGCAACGGGGGCGTATTCGAGCGTGTGGGAACTCGATTCCAATACCTAG
- a CDS encoding Nif3-like dinuclear metal center hexameric protein, translating into MPTVADLAAALNAFAPPHTAADWDNVGLLLGDPAAPVGRVMTCLTVTPDVAAEAVGEKADLIVSHHPILFRGAKTLVAGKGDGDVVLPLARAGVAVYSPHTAFDNCPGGVNDVLCRRLGVRNAVPLRPREGPRQFKIAVYVPDADLAKVSDALFAAGAGVIGKYEQCSFRVPGKGTFFGTDDTNPVVGQKGRREDVDEWRLEVLVPEANVTAAVRAMRAAHSYEEVAFDIYQLRAGQSGGEGRVGELEAPATLGELAKRAKTELGAASVQVVGDSSRTVRKVGVACGAAGEFLVDSVRAGVDVFITGELRFHDALSARAAGVGVIVPGHYATERPAVEELAAKLAADHPGVTAWASRVERDPLGPG; encoded by the coding sequence ATGCCCACCGTCGCCGACCTGGCCGCCGCGCTGAACGCTTTCGCCCCGCCGCACACCGCCGCCGACTGGGACAACGTCGGCCTCCTGCTCGGCGACCCGGCCGCGCCCGTCGGGCGCGTCATGACGTGCCTTACCGTGACGCCCGACGTGGCTGCGGAAGCGGTGGGCGAGAAGGCCGATCTGATCGTGTCGCACCACCCGATCCTGTTCCGCGGCGCGAAGACGCTCGTGGCGGGGAAGGGCGACGGCGATGTGGTCCTGCCACTGGCCCGCGCCGGCGTCGCTGTCTACTCGCCGCACACCGCGTTCGACAACTGCCCCGGCGGCGTCAACGACGTCCTGTGCCGGCGGCTCGGCGTGCGGAACGCGGTCCCGCTGCGGCCGCGCGAGGGGCCACGCCAGTTCAAGATCGCCGTCTACGTCCCCGACGCGGACCTGGCGAAGGTGTCCGACGCGCTGTTCGCCGCCGGCGCGGGCGTGATCGGCAAGTACGAGCAGTGCAGCTTCCGCGTACCGGGTAAGGGCACGTTCTTTGGCACCGACGACACGAACCCCGTCGTCGGGCAGAAGGGCCGTCGCGAGGACGTGGACGAGTGGCGGCTCGAGGTTCTCGTGCCCGAAGCGAACGTGACCGCGGCCGTGCGGGCGATGCGGGCCGCGCACAGCTACGAGGAAGTGGCATTCGACATCTACCAGCTTCGTGCCGGCCAGAGCGGCGGGGAAGGGCGGGTCGGCGAGCTGGAGGCGCCGGCGACCCTGGGTGAACTGGCGAAACGGGCGAAGACCGAACTCGGGGCCGCGTCGGTTCAGGTCGTCGGCGACTCGAGCCGGACTGTGCGGAAGGTAGGGGTCGCGTGCGGCGCGGCGGGGGAGTTTTTGGTAGATTCCGTGCGTGCGGGTGTCGATGTGTTTATAACCGGTGAGCTAAGGTTCCACGACGCACTGTCGGCCCGTGCCGCGGGGGTGGGGGTGATCGTGCCCGGCCACTACGCGACGGAGCGGCCGGCCGTTGAGGAACTGGCCGCGAAGCTGGCCGCGGACCACCCGGGCGTGACCGCCTGGGCCAGCCGGGTGGAGCGCGACCCGCTCGGGCCGGGTTGA
- a CDS encoding methyltransferase domain-containing protein — MSEKTALPEYADTLAAFHRAFRRELCRAVRAVPLTSGAAVLDVPCGDGFYSALLARRLRPFGKVTAADRSDSYLSAARTAVAAVGDSAAVEFVKADAYHLPFDDAAFDVTWCAQSFISLEDPVRALMEMRRVTRPGGSVAVLEDDDLHRVVLNWPVELEMELRRAAVAASAAKYGSRAALSPARRMRQFLSDAGLTPRGKKTIAADRLAPFGPAVRRFLRLHLRDTRAYLTDFLKPAALAALDRAIDPDHPESLLKRPDATVTCLTTLFIAGR, encoded by the coding sequence ATGAGCGAGAAGACGGCCCTCCCCGAGTACGCTGACACCCTCGCCGCGTTCCACCGTGCCTTCCGCCGGGAACTATGCCGGGCCGTCCGGGCCGTCCCCCTGACCTCGGGTGCGGCCGTGCTGGATGTGCCCTGCGGAGACGGGTTCTACTCGGCCCTGCTGGCTCGTCGCCTCCGGCCGTTCGGGAAAGTGACCGCGGCCGACCGGTCCGACTCTTACCTGAGTGCCGCCCGTACCGCCGTCGCCGCCGTCGGCGACTCCGCGGCCGTCGAGTTCGTGAAAGCCGATGCGTACCACCTTCCGTTTGACGACGCCGCGTTCGACGTGACGTGGTGCGCTCAGAGCTTCATCAGCCTGGAAGACCCGGTCCGTGCGCTGATGGAGATGAGGCGTGTGACGCGGCCCGGCGGCAGCGTCGCCGTGTTGGAAGACGACGACCTCCACCGAGTTGTCCTGAACTGGCCGGTGGAACTGGAGATGGAACTGCGCCGCGCTGCCGTCGCGGCCAGTGCGGCGAAGTACGGCTCGCGGGCGGCGCTGTCGCCGGCCCGGCGGATGCGTCAATTCTTGAGCGACGCCGGGCTGACGCCGCGCGGCAAGAAGACGATCGCGGCGGACCGCCTGGCTCCGTTCGGCCCGGCCGTCCGCCGCTTCCTCCGCCTCCACTTGCGGGACACGCGCGCCTACCTGACCGACTTCTTGAAGCCCGCGGCCCTCGCGGCACTCGACCGGGCCATCGACCCTGACCACCCCGAGTCGCTGCTGAAGCGCCCGGACGCGACGGTGACCTGCCTCACCACGCTATTCATTGCTGGGCGGTGA
- a CDS encoding AI-2E family transporter codes for MSQHGYAQEWQRAQVVLASIVSAAATIGVLYWARSIFIPVALAIFLTFVFSPVVTWFERRGIGRTLSVILVVGLALLVSGGLGAILAAQIASLSDVLPDRKDEIVRKLTEVKVAVVGSGESRFGKLIEEIGNIFAPQPRDQQPGAPPPVVVESPGPNWMGQVETFASPALEFVGQAAFAFLLTVFMLIKREDLRNRVIRLTGHGKVTTTTKAVDDASRRVSKFLFTQLLLNAGFALIVLVGLLLMGVKYAVMWGVLAFVMRYVPYIGSWIAAVPPALYVLAVTDGWGMTIAVAALFIVLELISNNVFEPLLYGPSMGLSEVAQLVAAGFWAFLWGPIGLILSGPLTVCLLVLGKHVSRFEFLDVLLGDEPVLPDRVAFYQRLAARDQDEASKIALATGDGDDAAVVYDRVIVPALCLAKRDHQDHDLPDEGLRFVTTAAREIGEEVALEHPPAATEGERPVRVLIAAARDDVDQAGAELMSRLLDPNRWDVELATDEVLAAELLTRIERTKPAAVVIASLPPGGVAHTRYLVTRIKARFPDLRLVVGRWGRGEDFADDDAQAGGADWVDHTLAATRKRLTELHSVFDAAAVPSAENGKARVVGTAGALVG; via the coding sequence ATGTCTCAGCACGGCTATGCTCAGGAATGGCAGCGCGCCCAGGTCGTGTTGGCGAGCATCGTATCTGCCGCGGCGACGATCGGCGTCTTGTACTGGGCGCGGTCGATTTTCATCCCCGTAGCCCTGGCGATCTTCCTCACCTTCGTCTTCAGCCCGGTCGTGACGTGGTTCGAGCGACGCGGCATCGGCCGGACCCTTTCCGTGATTCTCGTGGTCGGCCTCGCGCTGCTCGTGAGCGGCGGCCTCGGGGCGATCCTCGCCGCGCAGATCGCGTCGCTGTCGGACGTGCTCCCCGACCGCAAGGACGAAATCGTCCGCAAGCTGACCGAGGTCAAGGTCGCGGTAGTGGGGTCCGGCGAAAGCCGGTTCGGAAAGTTGATCGAGGAGATCGGCAACATCTTCGCCCCGCAGCCGCGCGACCAGCAGCCGGGCGCCCCGCCACCCGTGGTCGTCGAAAGCCCCGGCCCGAACTGGATGGGGCAGGTCGAGACGTTCGCCAGCCCGGCGCTCGAGTTCGTCGGCCAGGCGGCGTTCGCGTTCCTCCTCACCGTGTTCATGCTGATAAAGCGGGAAGACCTCCGGAACCGCGTCATCCGGCTTACCGGACACGGCAAGGTGACGACCACGACGAAGGCCGTGGACGACGCCAGTCGGCGCGTCAGCAAGTTCCTGTTCACGCAGTTGCTGCTGAACGCCGGGTTCGCGCTCATCGTCTTGGTCGGCCTGCTGCTGATGGGCGTGAAGTATGCGGTGATGTGGGGGGTGCTGGCGTTCGTGATGAGGTACGTGCCGTACATCGGGTCGTGGATCGCGGCCGTGCCGCCGGCCCTGTACGTCCTCGCCGTCACCGACGGTTGGGGGATGACGATCGCCGTCGCCGCCCTGTTCATCGTGCTGGAACTGATCTCGAACAACGTTTTTGAGCCGCTCCTGTACGGCCCGAGCATGGGCCTGTCGGAGGTGGCTCAGCTGGTGGCGGCCGGGTTCTGGGCGTTCCTGTGGGGGCCGATCGGGCTCATTCTGTCGGGCCCACTGACGGTCTGCCTGCTGGTACTCGGGAAGCACGTTTCGCGGTTCGAGTTCCTCGACGTGCTGCTCGGCGACGAGCCCGTCCTGCCGGACCGCGTCGCGTTCTACCAGCGGCTCGCGGCCCGCGACCAGGACGAGGCGAGCAAGATCGCCCTGGCGACGGGCGACGGCGACGACGCGGCCGTCGTGTACGACCGCGTCATCGTGCCGGCGCTGTGCCTGGCGAAGCGGGACCACCAGGACCACGACCTGCCCGACGAAGGGTTGCGGTTTGTCACTACCGCCGCCCGCGAGATCGGCGAGGAGGTGGCGCTCGAACACCCGCCGGCCGCGACCGAGGGTGAGCGACCCGTCCGAGTGCTCATCGCCGCGGCGCGCGACGACGTCGACCAGGCCGGGGCCGAATTGATGAGCCGACTCCTCGACCCGAACCGCTGGGACGTGGAGCTGGCAACCGACGAGGTGCTCGCCGCCGAGTTGCTGACGCGGATCGAACGGACGAAGCCGGCGGCGGTCGTGATCGCGTCGCTACCGCCCGGCGGCGTCGCACACACGCGCTACCTGGTAACGCGGATCAAGGCCCGCTTCCCGGACCTTCGGCTCGTCGTCGGCCGGTGGGGCCGCGGCGAGGATTTCGCGGACGACGATGCTCAGGCCGGCGGGGCCGACTGGGTCGATCACACGCTGGCGGCCACGCGGAAACGGCTGACGGAGTTGCACTCGGTTTTTGACGCGGCCGCCGTGCCGTCGGCGGAGAACGGGAAGGCGAGGGTCGTTGGCACGGCGGGTGCATTGGTCGGGTAG
- a CDS encoding hybrid sensor histidine kinase/response regulator, with the protein MRDLAEMIAEPLAVLVIDDDREDYLLTREMLADVGGVAFKLDHAATYDDGLAQLRAGKHDAVLLDYRLGGRTGIDLLREAQELERRPPIILLTGRGQRDVALEALTLGVSDYLEKSGLSPALLERVILYAMRQRQQEERLEEKVRARTAELARANDALRDEDRRKNDFIAMLAHELRNPLAPIRNALEIMRLTADDAEAVERSRAMLERQVGQMVRLIDDLLDVSRITTGKLRVQAEPITLRAVLDAAAEISRPALDKAKVRFEVCVPAESVPLYGDRVRLAQVFSNLLNNAAKYTPEGGTVKLAAERSGAEVVVTVRDSGVGIPADVLPRVFDLFTQVDRTLNRSQGGLGIGLALVQRLVQLHGGRVSVRSDGPGRGAEFTVRLPVAE; encoded by the coding sequence GTGCGAGACCTGGCCGAGATGATTGCGGAGCCGCTGGCGGTCCTCGTGATCGACGACGACCGAGAGGACTATCTGCTCACCCGCGAGATGCTGGCGGACGTGGGCGGCGTGGCGTTCAAGCTCGACCACGCGGCGACCTACGACGACGGGCTGGCACAACTCCGCGCCGGGAAGCACGACGCCGTCTTACTCGACTACCGTCTCGGCGGCCGCACGGGCATCGACCTGCTCCGCGAGGCCCAGGAGCTGGAACGGCGGCCGCCGATCATCCTGCTCACCGGCCGTGGCCAGCGCGACGTGGCGCTCGAAGCGCTGACCCTGGGCGTTTCAGACTACCTGGAGAAGTCCGGGCTGTCGCCGGCGCTCCTGGAGCGCGTCATACTCTACGCGATGCGGCAGCGCCAGCAGGAGGAACGACTCGAGGAAAAGGTCCGCGCGCGGACGGCCGAGTTGGCCCGCGCCAACGACGCCCTCCGCGACGAGGACCGCCGGAAGAACGACTTCATCGCCATGCTGGCGCACGAGTTGCGCAACCCCCTGGCCCCGATCCGCAACGCCCTCGAGATCATGCGGCTGACGGCCGACGACGCCGAGGCCGTCGAGCGCAGCCGGGCCATGCTCGAGCGCCAGGTCGGCCAGATGGTCCGCCTCATCGACGACCTCCTTGACGTGTCGCGGATCACGACCGGCAAGCTCCGGGTGCAGGCGGAACCGATCACCCTGCGGGCGGTACTGGACGCCGCGGCGGAGATCAGCCGGCCGGCGCTGGACAAGGCAAAGGTGCGGTTCGAGGTGTGCGTGCCCGCCGAGTCGGTGCCGCTGTACGGCGACCGCGTCCGGCTGGCCCAGGTGTTCTCGAACCTGCTCAACAACGCCGCGAAGTACACGCCCGAGGGCGGCACGGTCAAGCTAGCCGCCGAGCGGAGTGGCGCGGAGGTGGTCGTAACCGTGCGTGACAGCGGTGTCGGCATCCCGGCCGACGTGCTGCCGCGGGTGTTCGACCTGTTCACGCAGGTGGACCGCACCCTCAACCGCTCCCAGGGCGGCCTTGGCATCGGGCTGGCGCTCGTACAGCGACTCGTGCAACTGCACGGCGGTCGTGTCTCGGTCCGCAGCGACGGGCCGGGGCGGGGGGCCGAGTTCACCGTGCGGCTGCCGGTGGCCGAGTAG
- a CDS encoding response regulator: MPNRTKPVTILVADDDPDDRALTREAFDAAHLANDLRFVEDGEELLDYLQRRGKYTNAEAAPWPSIILLDLNMPRMDGREALRAIRADPRLRGIRVVVMTTSKAEEDILRSYDLSAASYITKPVTFDALVEVVRSIGKYWLEIVELAPEADAP, encoded by the coding sequence ATGCCCAACCGTACCAAGCCCGTTACGATCCTGGTGGCCGACGACGACCCCGACGACCGCGCCCTCACCCGCGAGGCGTTCGACGCCGCGCACCTGGCCAACGACTTGCGGTTCGTCGAGGACGGCGAGGAACTGCTCGACTACCTCCAGCGCCGCGGTAAGTACACCAATGCCGAGGCGGCGCCGTGGCCGAGTATCATCCTGCTCGACCTGAACATGCCGCGGATGGACGGCCGCGAGGCGCTTCGGGCGATCCGCGCCGACCCCCGCCTCCGAGGCATCCGGGTCGTGGTCATGACGACCAGCAAGGCGGAAGAGGACATCCTCCGTAGCTACGACTTGTCGGCCGCCAGCTACATCACCAAGCCGGTCACGTTCGACGCCCTCGTCGAGGTCGTCCGGTCGATCGGCAAGTACTGGCTCGAGATCGTCGAGTTGGCCCCCGAAGCCGACGCCCCCTGA